From Dryobates pubescens isolate bDryPub1 chromosome 40, bDryPub1.pri, whole genome shotgun sequence:
aagtcTAGAAGCCAGCGAGGTTGCTTTGTTACTGTTGTGTTCCTCCTTGCACTGAAGCCCTAACTCAAAACCCTCCTCGGAGGGAAGAGAGCAGCGGTGccaaggggggaagggagcgaggtggggggggaaaggagggcagCTGGAtccaggcaggaggaagaagaagaagaagaagaagaagatggctacaaggaagctgagCTCAAGAGAGTAGCTGAAGAGTTTGTATTCTATAAAAACCAGaaccaaaaagagagagaatccATTTATGCACAGTCTGTTTACAGTGGAAGTTGCATCATTACCATCAGtattctttccccctccccccacccccccttccttttttttttgtcctttttgttttctggaaacttgttcccccctcccctccccccccccaacaacaacaaactgaAGGCTCCACAAAAATAAACCTCTGCTTCTTCAATATAAAAAAACCTTAAAGTTGTTCCAGGAGGAAGgtttgcagatggatttttattcattttatttctctccctcccccccctcctcctcccctcccttccccatccccctccCAAGAAATAAAGTtgcttctttgctttgtttgtagggggggggttgggtttggttttttttcgtgggttttggttttgtgtttttattaTTAACTCCACTTCAagtctcctccttcctccccacccccaccccctcccttcccccaccccagccccccacccctccccccccccagctgtacATTGAAAACaggctccctccagcctcctggaAGTGCCAATGCCTAAAAGGAGCACTTCAGAgaagagccaaaaaaaaagaaaaacaccaaacctcGAATGCTACAGCAAACCAAAGGCCAaaatgctgctgaggaggatgctgctgctgctgctgctgccaccctaaAGGAAGCTCAGACTCTAGGgactacacacacacagagcgtGAGGAACTCGGTCAGGTTCATGGCCACCACCACCTGATGCTCCAGAAGGGACTCTCAGAATGAGGACCAAAAAGCACAAcagccaaacccttccccctttgcaTATCTGTAGGAACCGAGGAGCTACCAAAcagaggagggctgagcaggagcgagctgcacccccagccccatccacaacccccccccccccccaagtgcATTTCTGTTGCGTGGTCTGCAACCCAAGGGTGCAGCGGACGAAGCCCAACAGCATCTGGGCAGGGCCTtggcctccccccagccagggGGATTCAGGTGGGGAAAGAGTGAAGGATCCTGGATGTGGTCAAGAGAGGGAAGCTGACACCGACAGAGccctgagggcagagctgctgcactgcagggcagcatccaggaggagctgctgctgccggccCCAGCAGCACTTTGCTCTTCTGCTTCGAACGCTGGGGActctttttgcctcttttttggggtattttcctccccccccccttttttcccccccttccttttcccctttcctttggcttttccttccttgatttttcccccttcctctctctctggacttttccttcctcccttggtgttttctccttccttttttcctcccttcctcaaatcttttcctcccttccttgatgttttccttccttcattttcctttgtttcatttcttttcccttccttctttctttttcctttttttttttcctttccttccttcttttttttcccttttttctctttccccccctttatctttttttccccctctccctttcttttctctcatttttctttttttcccccctttccttttttattctttttttccctctccttttttcttttttccccttctccttttttctctttttttttcctctccttttttctcccctttccttttttctcttttttttcctccccctcttttttctctttttttttcccccttctcttttttttttctctttttttcctctctccttttttctcccctttccttttttctctttttatttttttccccctctcctttctctctcttttttttttttaatccttttcatttgttttgttttgttttcctctccctgtTCAAGCCTACTGCTCAAGCTGCACTGCCACACTGTGCCAGGCTAACTTCTTCTGGTTAAAATAaccaaaccccccacccccacccccactcctaAAAGGTCAGAGGAATGTCAGATACCTACAAAACTAAATTTCAATCTTagaaatcaaaagaaaaattaaagaaaaaaaaaagaaaaccctttTTGCACTTTGATTTCACTaccacatgcaaaaaaaaacccaacccccaatcacttctcccccccagctccccagcagcaggaaaaggaagtggcccccaccccctcccagcctgtcccatcCTGGAGCAGGGGTCTTCAAGCTGGGGAAGTTTCATTTCCATAGctaaccaaaaaacaaaaacaaccccaaaatggaaaaaaaaaattaaatcaacaGCTCTGAAACCAAGCCACAGGTCCCAAAAGTGAAAGCTGGGATCTGCACTTCCTGGGgcttgggagcagcacagcaggaggattCCTCTTCCCCCCTCGTGGGAAGAGCCAGGGGGAAACCCTGGAGAACTGGGAGCTGCCACCCCTCCAAGAGCACACTGAGGGAGGGAcccctctgctgctcacctGGCACAGTCCAGATGccatcagggagctggagccagcagctgctctgcctcccaaACCAGCTCTGTCCCAGTTTCCCCCTGGCCTGCTGGACCAGGCAAACCCAGTGGGCAgacagcagcctgcctgtgcctgccacaggggaggagagagcagcagcctgcccaaggTGTGAGCCATGCACCCcaagtgctgcaggagaagctgcacAGAGCTTGACCTTCCCCTGGGTACTTCCCCACACACAGGGCAGAACAAAGCaaacacagcaaaccccccaGCTGTGAgtggcagtggggagggggagaagggcaaTGCTGATGTGAAGCCCTTGCAGGCAGGTACTGAATCAATAAGGAGTGCCCTGACCTGGACACCAGTTTGGGTGTGCTGAgtttgcagcctgccctgagtgcccaggagccagggcagcccctccaAGGTTTTCCAACCACCTTCCAGGAAGGACTGAACTGCAGGTTGGGTTTTCCCTTAGCTAATAAATGAAGTTTCATCTCCCAATCACCAAAACTTCATCTACTGCAGCCCTAGGcactgcactgctcagcaggaTGAGAccagctcctcacctccaccagaggccacagcagcatctgccccaagccccttccccagccacctcccttcctccagcagcagcccagcacttcCCAGCTCTACCTGACAGTGCAcatccagcagcacctgggactACCACacaggtttggggttggttggtggggtttcccctccccccccccttaacaGCTTTGACTGCTTCCAGCTTCCAAAACACTTCAAAATCAACTTTGACTTCATCACAGAACTTTCACCACTTGAAATCTTTCCACTCCTCTAGCATGAAatggggagaaagagagaagggctCTGTGAGCACCTCCTACACTGCAgatggggggaggtgggggggtacTAAAGTCAAGCATTTGACTAAATTCAGCATCCCCTAGAGCCTGGATGTGAACTTTTACACTAAATTAAAGCCACTTGGCCTAAATTCAGCATCCCCTAAactgttggttggttgttttccaCTGAATtaagaaccaaaaaaaacccacctcccAAACCCAAGTCCAGGTAGTTTCAAGTGAAGAATGGTTCTGGGGTTGGTCTGTTAGGTACATCCAGCACATACAAAACCAGAGGGATTTTGATATACCAATCCATAGCTAACAGATATACACAGCCCCTCTTTAAGCACAGGCCTAGGAATGAAGAGTTAACTGCATCACTGCACCACCACTGGGTCAGGACCCCAACCCAAGGcaactgccaggctgcagggtaaGGCAGGgaagtgccagctctgccttagAGATGGCTtgaggggggaggtggggggggaaataatagAGCTGAGTGCTCTCCAGAGCCAAAGCTGCTCAGAGAAtggctgctgaggaaaggaaaCTGCCAGGGGTTCCTCTGGCTGGAGAAATCAGGAGCTGAAAAATGTTCACAGTTGGCTTTTTTCACTGCCACTTCCATTCCCTCTATGGCAACAGCAGGCTCTGGGGCTCAGCTGTTGGATGGAGAGCTCACTGAGCTggcttttggttgggttttgtcttcCTGTGTTCACAACTTTACCACCTTAAATGTGTGCATTTGCTCTCCActaaagaaaaggggaaaaaaacccaacctaaaGGTGTGATGCTGGAAGCTGCTTTGCCCTAAGGCTTTAGAGAGAACTTTGCCCTCTCTGcatgctgctctgggcagattAATGCCCTGAATTTTTAGTCATTATCCTGACGACCTTTGAATTAAGCACTCACTACACAAAAGTGTTGCAAATTcatccagcacacagccacctCCCATGGAGGCtcctctgaagaggagaagtTTTGTTTTACCTTTAGCTTCACTTTGAGCAGGGACAAGGAAAGAATTCATCAGCTGTAAACAAGGagagccctgcacacacagcccctgcctggcagcatgcagcccccaccacagcagcacagggcagcactcATGGCTCTGACCTGCTGGGCATTGAGTGCCATCAGTGTGGCCCTGCTGGTGgcacacacagctctgtgctcaggGCTCCTACCAGCCAGGCAGAACTCCACACCTGCAGCTGCGCTTCCAGGCTCCGCTCCTGGTGGAGCACCGGGTGGCCAcccaccagccccagagctgggcctGCCTCAGGAAAACACCATCAAGACAAATGCACAGAAGTCTGTCATCAGGAGATTAGAGAAAGTaacaagcaagaaaaaaaaagacctcaCCAGGCCTCAGGAGTTGCCCTCCAAAGGAGGTGAGGGAAAAGGGCAAAGGAAAAACTCTGAtgtgctccctcctgcctccctccaaCTGCATCTGGAGGATCACTTTTGCTGTCCAGGTGCTACAACCCAGCAGCCTGTAAAAGCTAACAGCTCCCAAAGCTGGCAAATTAGTTATTAGTAAGGTCAAGAGCCTGTACCTGAAGCTGGGAcacagctccctccagcagtaCATTCAGCCACTAAGTCCTTGCCAGCAGCGTCTGGCTGCGCTCACCGCACTCACACTGCCCAAGCACCTCAGCTGCAGGTGTGCTCTGCCAAGCAAAGCCATGGGTGGCAGACACCAAAGCCAGCTGTTAAATaggttaaacaaacaaaaaaaaagagttctaATTGTACAGAAATCCTCattctttgaaaaataaaaactcttctctcagcctttcctcctccccacaccGAGGGACAGCTCCGGGGCTCAGTTCCGTGCCCTGTTCCACTCTGTCACAAACACTTCCAcagcccccagagctgagtccaaAGCAGGAGACCCCTCTGCAAATTAAAAGCAaggtgtgggggggaggggggggggataaaaggaaacaaaaagacaaaCTGCTAATCTGTCTTTAGATTGATTGGAATCCTCCAGCATCTCTCCAATCGcttctccaggtgaagtctGGGACCCTGCGGCGCTCCTCCGGCACACGACCCAGGCTGCCTTCCCCTTCGGGGGTCGACTCTTCCCcagtgtctctctctctcctttgctgCTTTCATTTAACAGTTCACAGCTCCAAGAATTAAATAAGAGAGCAATTggctgctccccaccctttcccctcccctccccccacccccccaagtgTTACTTTGGTGACCGTGGGGGCACGAACTGCTCCTTGCCCAGGCGTCGCGGCGCTCCCTGAGGCGATGCCCTGCGGCTGAACTGCCGCAGCCTCTGTTCCCTGATTTTCCCGGCGGCTCCCCGGGGAGGCCCTCTGAAGCCAGAGTAATCCTTCCCCCGGCCCTCCACCTTCTCAGcagccttctctggagccttctcggGGCTGCCGTTCTCCtccgctctggcaggggggacgATGTTGGCTCGGTGCTCCCTCagaggctggacaggagccGGAGGAGGCTCCTTCGGGGGCTTCTGGCACACCTCGGCGTAGCTCAGCTTGCGAGGCTCCTGGGGCAgcaagggagagcagcaggggttACACGGCACAGGGTGGGAGGCAGCTCACAGGTCATCTGCTCCCACCTCAGGGCCACCTCTCAGTGCGacctggctgctccaggcctcaccctgcacagccaggctgtgctcttcCAGACCACCCAAGGCACCCTGGCAGCAACGCAGCCAGAGacggcagcacagctctggcaaaCTGCACAAGAGGAGCTCCTGGGTAGGGCCaggggtttgaaactggagcaggggagatctggGTTGGACAGCAGCAGGAAGTTCATAATGAGGGTGGGGGAATACTGGGCCAGGCTGCGCAAGGATGTGGCTGAggtcagcctggatgtggccctgggcagcctgctctggttggagctgtccctgctgcctgcagggggctggacaggatgcccttggagagttcccttccaacccaatgcaatctgtgactctgtagcCATCAGCACACCCAAGAGCAAGCTCCCCACgctccccactgcccctgggccctacctgcaccaccacagcaggagctgtgcttgcaCTGCCTGAAGGTGAAGGGAGATTTGTCCTTGGTGGCTTTGCAGTGCTGACAGGAGAGACAGACACTGGAGGGGAAGCATGGCTGGGGACATCCTTCAGGGCAGCCACTTCCTCTGGCTTGCTGTCTGGCTGAACCGTGCTGTCAAACCAAGAACAAGTCCCCAGTgaacccagcccagctcagacaTTCACCTCTGAGCAGGGTTTGGCTTCCTCTGaagtcacagcagagcagagtggctcagccaccaccaccacaatttGTCACTTCCATCTAGTGGCCTCTAGAGAAACAGCCTCCCACAGACAGAGGAAGCAGCAAAGTGGCCACCAGCTGGGGCACTGCTAGAGCCTCCACTCAGGCCCTCTCCATACCTTAAcaccacagcctcaggctggcttggtgagctggcactgggcacaggctgtggggcagggctgtgcatcTGTTCttcctgagcaggagctgggcagctgggcaccacATCTTTGCTTTCCTGCACAGAAAGGGAAAGCTGCAAGACACAGAGAGATCACAACAGGGCTTAGGTTGCTCCTCAGTACACCACAGATCCATGGaatgggtgggaaggggcctccagagatcatccagcccaccccccctgccagagcaggagcagctagAGCAGGAAGGGGCAGAGTGTGCTGATACCTTCTCTTTGCAGACTCCTTTCACAATGTCAGacatcctgctctccagcacaggCTCCCCTGGTatctttgctgtgctgccaggcaaaGGTGGGAAATTTGATGCTAGCAAGTCAAACTTTGGTGTCTGAGTCTTTGTTTCTGCTGAAGGCTGAGGTCTCTAGAGAAGGGAAACAGCTGTTAATGAAGCCAGGACCCCCAGCCTGAAAGCACAGAGCAAGGGTCAGGGAATTAATAaggctcagggtggaagggagctcagagctcctctcctccaacctccccaccacaggcagggacaacctctcagctaggctcagctgctcaaggcctcatccagcctggccttgaacacccccaggcaggaggcagccacagcctccctgggcagcctgtgccaggctctcaccaccctcctgctgaagaacaacttcctcagctccactctgaccctgctctgcctcagctccaaaccattccccttggcctgtctcagaCACCCTCTTGAGaagcctctgcagccttcctgcaggaccccttcaggtactggcaggcagctctaaggtccccccagattCTTCTCTGATAGAGACACTGAAACCCCAGGGTGTAATCCAGGAGTCTAAGGCCTGTGCCCCTCCCCCAGTAgaagccaaggcagcagcaggcctggggcagctccccaggcagggcactcACTGGGACTcgctcctcctcccttctccgcCGGCCTCGGAACACATTCCTCCtggaaaggcaaaggcaggcagtgaggagctgcctcctcctcctcctcctctgcacagaGGAGAAGCTCCTCAAGCTTGAACCCATTCCCCTTCATCCTGCcaccacagcccctccccagccctcctgcagaagccctgcagctcccaggtctccccagagcctcgcTCGCAGCGGAGCACTCAGCACACACAGCTCGTTTCAGTGCCTGCTTCCCCTggacagcctctgcagcagcaggctttgTGCTGGTGCTTGAGGGCCCttggagcctccagcagcctgtcccagctgcagtgctgtgtggcagcaagaagcagcagacTCAGCTCTTTACCTGCCCCTGCCAAGGCCATAATCTCCATTCTGCTCCATCTGGGTGGCAGGAGAATCCTTCTGGGAATAGCCTTGGTCTTGGTGCCCAGGTAACGTGCTGCTGTGTCTCTCCATCACAAAACTCCTGGAGCTGGTTCTGCTGGGTGGTCCTTCCCCCACTGGCatggtgctggcaggggctggaccctccccagcgtgctctgagctgctggaggatcGGAAGTGAGGCTTcaccctgcagggcacagagcagcagctgagtgaaTCCAGGGGGTGCAGCACCAAGCAAACACCTCcccccctggcagctctgagtgCCCAAATCAAACTGCTGGACCAGAGCCACTGCAAGTTGCTCTCTGGATGGCCAGCCAGCCAGATGTGAGCCTAACCCACAGTGGCAGTGAGGAGTCCCTGTGCTAAACCAACTCAACCTCCCTTTCCCACATGGATGTTGCAACAAATGCAGGCAAAATAAATAAGAGAGGCTTGAACAAATGTTTagctacagagagagagagaaataaatccAGGGCTTGGCTATTAACTGCCAAAACAAATCAAGGTTAATGAGCCAGGACAGAAGCCCCAAGGCAGAGAGGGATGAAGCTCTCCAAATGAGCTCTTCTGCACTTCAAGAGAAGATAACACTGAACAAAGAGTCATTcaggctctgcagcttctcAAGCAGCTGCAAGGATCAGTCTTAAGGCCCCAGGAAGGTGAAGTTTCCAtcagcaaagagcagagggaggaggaggaggagggaagttaACTGAGTTCCCTTCATGCTGCTCAGTTGGTTCTCGAAGCCAGAGCTCAGCCCTCAGATCTCATAATCTTAGCCATCACTGAGAAGGCCACAGTCTGGTCTGGgcagaagagcaaagcagaaaagaCAAGGAAGGAtaatgaaggggggaaaaaagagtggagaggagagcagaggagaggagagagagcagaaggaagcagcaggaggtgcaggctgcccagcccaggggctgctggaccTGGTCTCTCTTAGCGCGATACTTGATCATCACTGGGCCGAGGCTCTGGGGTGTGCACAGCAACCCTCTGAGGCAcaactgcagcctgctgccagcttggcaaCCCTCAGGGCTTCAACAGCACAGCTTTgtgccagcacagaggctgaggagagagaaagcaagcaagggagagcagcagcccctgcacggGCTGCAGCCCAAAGCTGTCGCTGCAGCAGGGCCGCGGTGCCACAAACTGAAGTCTTGgcacaaccagcagcagaaggattcCACAGATGTGATTcccagggcactgcagctgggaacACACAGCTCTGGTACAGTGTGAGcactcctgctgctgagagcaccCAAACACCTGAGAGTTTTCCAGGAACCTTTAACAAAAGCTCTTAACTGGGAGCCCAGGACCTGGACCTGGACCCCCACACCACCAACCTCACTCCCAGCCTGCACCAAGCCCCCCCAGACCAAATCCTGCCtaagccacagccctgcagtgcctcccagccccactTCTGGCACTGGCAGCTGAGTTCTCAAACCATATCCAAAGCAattcccctgctcccagcccccaggctgaAGGCACTGAAGGAGCCTGCAAATGAACCAACTGTTACCCACACAAACAGGTTACTACTCCACTGTGTTTACACAGAGCAACTGCCCCAGCAAACACaaagctgcttcctcctcctcagtgtCTGCAAGGGTGAGGAGTGAGCTAAGATGTCAGGGAAGGTGAGGATGAAGCAAACAAATCCCAGGAACAGCCTCAGCATCAGGCAGTTCTAGCATCCAGCAGTCAGCTGCAAGGCCAATCACACCACAGGAGTGGCTTACACTCGTGCTGCACCAGTCTGTAAGCTGTGTGTGACAAGCAGCATTAGCAGCACGacctcaggaggaagctctttgtCTGCAGAAGCTCCTCTGGGGCTCAGGAGCCacctctgcccccccccagcacacacagccagcagcctcagctcttcagctgccaCACTGATGCCTTTATCAACCAGGCTGAAAGCCTTCAGACACCTGagcatcagaagcagcagcccaggggcagcagaagggctgcagcagcgcagggagcactgggagaggccagcagcagcgcaGGGAGCGCTggagaggccagcagcagtgcagggagcactgggagaggccagcagcagtgcagggagcactgggagaggccagcagcaggcagggagcactgggagaggccagcagcagtgcagggagcacctgagctgccagcagcagtgcagggagcacctgagctgccagcagcagtgcagggagcacctgagctgccagcagcagcgcaGGGAGCACCgggagaggccagcagcagcgcaGGGAGCACTgagagaggccagcagcagtgcagggagcactgggagaggccagcagcagcgcagggagcactgggagaggccagcagcagcgcagggagcacctgagctgccagcagcagcgcagggagcactgggagaggccagcagcagtgcagggagcactgggagaggccagcagcagcgcagggagcactgggagaggccagcagcagcgcagggagcactgggagaggccagcagcagcgcagggagcacctgagctgccagcagcagtgcagggagcactgggagaggccagcagcagtgcagggagcacctgagctgccagcagcagtgcagggagcacctgagctgccagcagcagtgcaggggcaggggcagcttaCCGAGTGCGGTGGAAGGGACGCCCGATGCTGAGCGCCGCGGCGTTGGCTTTGTAGGAGCCTGGGGTGCTGAAGCCATTCACAAAGCCACCGTTGGGGAAGGGAGCCTGAAACAGACacagcactgagtgcctcagctGAGAGGAACAAGGGCTTGCAGCTTTaggaggctgggtgaggccctgagcagccaagCCCAGCTGAGTGGtgatcctgcccatggcaggagcttggggcagaggagccctgaggccccttccagcctaagccattccatgatcccACAGCTGGAAGCccactgcccctcctgctctcccagccaAATCCCTGACCTTCTGGGCTGACCTCCCCCCACCTGCATCAGCTGTGACTCACCAGTGGTGTTTCAAAGTAAGGTGCAGGGTTTGGAGACCAGGTCTGAGGCACAATGCTGTAAATGGAGTACTGCTGAGGGCTATATACAGGCTGCATGAAGAGTGGGGAGGCAAACTGTGCTTGTGTCTGGACTGGCTGGGGGTACACACTGGAGTCCACCACCCTGTACCCATTCTTAGCAAAAAAGGTGTTGATGGCTTTTATCCTGGCCTGCAAGAGAAGCAAGCACACCACAGACatcagctgggggtgggggaaaaaggggaagcaGAACATGAAAACCTTCTTGAAAGAACAGAGAGGATGCAAGGAGGAAGTGAATTGATTCCTGCTGGCAAATagaagctgccctgcagggatcctgcaggaaggctgcagagggacttctcatgagggtgtctggagacagcccaagggggaatggtttggagctgagcagagcagggttagagtggagctgaggaagaagttctgcagcatggaggtggtgagagcctggcacaggctgcccagggaggtggtggagtccccatccctgcaggtgtggccatggcacttggggacagggtttggtggccacaggggtgtggggctgctggttggactggatgctcttggaggccttttccaaccaaaccaagtctctggttctgtgacctTGCTGAAGCCAAAAGCCTCCAGAGCCAAGTGCTAGGAACCAGCCCACTGctacctcctccctgcagcctgccctgaaaGCACAAACAGAGAATCCCCACCAGACAGAAACCTCACACAAAGCAGCCTCACCATTACTGGCTTGCCCTGAAAAGTTTTCACTTCCTCCCTTAAGTACTTAAATGCctgcagagacaaaaaaaaaaaggagagatgaGATGAGCTGAGCCTTAGAACACCCTGGAACAGTTGTGCTTGTTTGAGTCCTGAAGGGTCTGACAGCAGccaccctgcctgggcagcaatGTGCTTCCCTTCAGGAAGATCATCAACAACAGCAGGAatggttctgggctcctcactccaagtaggacactgagaggctggagcaggcccagagaagggcaacagagctggggaagggtcttaggaagagctggggctgctcagcctgaaggaaaggaggctgaggggagagctggctCTCTACAATgccttgaaaggaggctggaatgaggggggggttggtctcttctcaagtTACAGCTGATAGGACCAagggaaatggcatcaagttatggcagggaaggtttaggttggacactgaGCAAAGCTGCTGTACCCAAAGGGTTCTCAcaggccagaggaggctgagctgccatCCCTGGCTGTATTTCAAAGCCATCTGGCTATGGTGCTTCAGGGCACGGTGCAAAGTGGCCCTGGCAGAGTCAGACAGTGGTTGGGCTTGGGGATCTTGGAAGATGCTTCCCAACCagagtgattctgtgaggcaAGCTCAGGACACTGGATGCCAGCTATGGCTGGAGGGCactgaggcagggaagggaatccTGAGCCTGCATCTCCAATCCCCTGTCTCTAGGAACCAGAACATGCAAATCCTCTCCTAaaacagcagggagggaggtcaGCAAAGCaactctgctcagctccagggagcagggagggggattcCTGGTTGAGcaatggaggtgctgggggggagagaagAGCTGGTGGAGCCTTACCTGCTGCGCATCCGTGTCTGACTGGAATGTAACGTACCAGTTGTTGTTGTGAGCAAACTCACAGCTGATCACCTTGGGGCAGTTCTCATTCTTAAACAGAGccttcacctcctgcagcagaccACAAATCAGGCAGCTGAGGAGACCAAGTGAAGACCAAAGCCACAAGCCTacactgcagctcctcagctgcactCCCCCTTTGACCAGGGAATGTGTTTGGCCTCCTCTGCCAGGCACCAAATTATCCTCTGTGTGCTCAgggagaagttctgcacagtgagggtggggagacactggcacaggttgcccaagtggggctgtggatgccccctccaggatggatgaggccttgagcaccctgggctagggggaggtgtccatggcagggggttgcagctggctgatgtttaaggtccctcccaacccaaaccactgcatCAACCCAAGAGCTTTGCCATCATTAGATGCTaaagggagagcaaagcagctATGCAGCATCCACACAGAAAGAACCAGTTCCTGATGCCAGCagacacagca
This genomic window contains:
- the LARP4 gene encoding la-related protein 4, which translates into the protein MLLFVEQVTSKSAGLNPNAKVWQEVPQGSSEAPTNGAEHSWQDTAAAQGTPTEGGTEASEESCKQYEVMYPPACEATRNGTGVDEASANGIVLATEELGYQIYEVSGEGSSTVSTEDIRECLKKQLEFCFSRENLSKDLYLMSQMDSDQFVPIWTIANMEGIKKLTTDMDLILEVLRSSPMVQVDERGEKVRPNHKRCIIILREIPETTPIEEVKALFKNENCPKVISCEFAHNNNWYVTFQSDTDAQQAFKYLREEVKTFQGKPVMARIKAINTFFAKNGYRVVDSSVYPQPVQTQAQFASPLFMQPVYSPQQYSIYSIVPQTWSPNPAPYFETPLAPFPNGGFVNGFSTPGSYKANAAALSIGRPFHRTRVKPHFRSSSSSEHAGEGPAPASTMPVGEGPPSRTSSRSFVMERHSSTLPGHQDQGYSQKDSPATQMEQNGDYGLGRGRRNVFRGRRRREEERVPRPQPSAETKTQTPKFDLLASNFPPLPGSTAKIPGEPVLESRMSDIVKGVCKEKLSLSVQESKDVVPSCPAPAQEEQMHSPAPQPVPSASSPSQPEAVVLSTVQPDSKPEEVAALKDVPSHASPPVSVSPVSTAKPPRTNLPSPSGSASTAPAVVVQEPRKLSYAEVCQKPPKEPPPAPVQPLREHRANIVPPARAEENGSPEKAPEKAAEKVEGRGKDYSGFRGPPRGAAGKIREQRLRQFSRRASPQGAPRRLGKEQFVPPRSPK